In a single window of the Arachis hypogaea cultivar Tifrunner chromosome 6, arahy.Tifrunner.gnm2.J5K5, whole genome shotgun sequence genome:
- the LOC112695956 gene encoding condensin-1 complex subunit CAP-D2, whose product MAPYFVFPRSLSELEQEPQDSNRLYAQNPHQIASIRSSQLEEFVKGVSFDLSDRELFCVEDQDVFDRVYSLIRDYASLPPSCKFNLVETLRSNFSVLLPNVDSLSRASQGHEDEIPVLDRLASHRNAFKIYMFFLFSIVLAEESNKSSSGNSSKVGTGAKKKHVVNSWDWEVQRGRILGLIANSLEINLEMIFGSSDPDESFLSFISKNVFSLFENAALLKDSDVKDALCSMVGSCSTKYHYVEQSCASIMHMIHKFDFVVTHIADAIAGAEKKYGDATLATSLIRDIGRTNPKDYVKDTVGAENVGHFLVELADRLPKLVSTNIGILVPHFGGESYKIRNALVSVLGKLIMKAFKNVEGDVSSRSIHLRTKQAMLEILLERCRDVSAYTRSRVLQVWSELCEEHSISIGLWNEVAEVAAGRLEDKSAIVRKSALNLLINMLQHNPFGPQLRISSFEATLEQYKKKIKELEPDMPTEDVPGDLSAEDVKCNGDGELDNLNSEAVATEYQDSLTDTCMSQKEVTLQDSNLPDVGSLEQTRALVASLEAGLSFSKCIGAIMPTLVQLMASSSATDVENTILLLMRCKQFQIDGSEECLRKMLPLVFSQDKSIYEAVENAFQTIYIRKNPVETAKNLFNLAIDSNIGDLAALECIVGALVSKGDISLNTISALWDFFCFNVDGTTAEQSRGALSVLCMVAMKSDVVLSSHLVDIIDIGFGRWAKVDPLLARTACLAIQRLSDDDKKKLLVSNHARIFGILESLITGYWLPSNIWYAAADKAIAAIYSIHPTPETMAANFVKKSVSSVFNDCGSDVQSDTEISNTGILTTVQVAKLERCLFVISHTAMNQLVYIESCARKIQKQKRMNGRKDSENETIVNNGTSTGSQKDNDINAELGFTASEDAALDALFEKAEKEIISGGSNEKNLIGVCATFLSKLCRNFGLMQKYPELQASAMLALCRMMIIDADFCNANLQLLFTVVESSQSEIVRSNCTIALGDLAVRFPNLLEPWTEMMYARLRDPSVSVRKNAVLVLSHLILNDMMKVKGYINEMAVRLEDDDERISSLAKLFFNELSKKGSNPVYNLLPDILSKLSNQNLTKDSFCNIMQYLITSIKKDRQMEALVEKLCNRFNGVADVRQWEHISYCLSQLAFTEKGMKKLIELFKTYEHALSEDSVMDHFRSILNKGKKFTKPELKSCIEEFEDKLNKFHMERKEQEVTTRNARIHQQKISSREGFAVATTSEEPDETDGEVIDPGTKMTASPSNDKSKGRPVRSEDHSGASSELIESDQDDAEVSSVVKTKGFSQSRTKKSSIKDNNGNMSRTKKNIMKDGNGDISVTKSRRNTQSRR is encoded by the exons atggcTCCTTACTTCGTGTTCCCTCGCTCTCTCTCAGAGCTCGAGCAAGAGCCCCAAGATTCCAACCGTCTCTACGCTCAGAACCCTCACCAAATCGCTTCTATTCGCTCCTCCCAACTTGAAGAGTTCGTCAAAG GTGTGTCGTTTGATCTCTCCGACAGGGAACTTTTCTGCGTGGAAGACCAGGATGTTTTTGATCGTGTCTACTCGCTGATTCGAGACTATGCTAGTCTTCCCCCATCTTGTAAATTCAATCTCGTGGAAACTCTACGCTCAAATTTCAGTGTGCTTCTCCCCAATGTTGATTCCCTCTCAAGGGCTTCTCAAGGCCACGAAGATGAAATTCCAGTGCTGGATCGCCTTGCTTCTCATCGTAATGCTTTCAAAATATATATGTTCTTCCTTTTCAGCATTGTTCTTGCTGAAGAGTCAAACAAAAGCAGTTCCGGGAACAGCTCCAAG GTGGGAACAGGTGCCAAGAAGAAACATGTTGTGAATTCATGGGATTGGGAGGTACAAAGGGGTAGAATACTTGGTCTTATTGCTAACTCGTTGGAGATCAACCTTGAAATGATTTTTGGTTCGTCGGACCCTGATGaaagttttctttcttttatttccaA GAATGTATTCTCTTTGTTTGAGAATGCGGCACTCTTAAAAGACTCCGATGTAAAAGATGCTCTCTGTTCCATGGTTGGATCTTGTTCCACGAAGTACCATTATGTGGAACAGTCGTGTGCATCCATCATGCATATGATTCACAAATTTGATTTTGTTGTCACGCACATTGCTGATGCAATTGCTGGTGCGGAGAAGAAGTATGGAGATGCAACCCTGGCCACCTCTCTTATCAGAGATATTGGAAGGACTAATCCGAAAGATTATGTAAAGGATACTGTTGGGGCAGAGAATGTTGGGCACTTTCTTGTAGAGCTTGCTGACCGACTTCCAAAATTGGTTTCTACTAACATTGGCATTCTTGTTCCTCACTTTGGTGGGGAATCCTATAAGATCAGAAATGCCCTGGTTAGTGTGCTAGGGAAGCTAATAATGAAGGCATTCAAGAATGTTGAAGGTGATGTGAGCTCTAGATCCATTCATCTGCGTACTAAGCAGGCCATGTTGGAAATTTTGCTTGAACGTTGTAGAGATGTTTCAGCTTATACAAGAAGCCGAGTTCTTCAGGTGTGGTCAGAATTATGTGAAGAACATTCTATTTCTATTGGTCTGTGGAATGAAGTTGCAGAAGTTGCTGCTGGAAGATTGGAGGACAAGAGTGCAATTGTCAGAAAATCTGCTTTAAATCTACTAATCAATATGCTGCAACACAACCCTTTTGGTCCACAGCTTCGAATATCTTCATTTGAAGCAACCTTAGAACAGTATAAGAAGAAGATAAAAGAGCTTGAACCAGACATGCCTACAGAAGATGTACCTGGTGATTTATCAGCTGAGGATGTTAAATGCAATGGTGATGGTGAATTGGACAATTTAAATTCCGAAGCTGTTGCAACGGAATATCAAGATAGTTTAACTGATACTTGCATGTCCCAGAAAGAAGTGACTCTGCAGGACAGTAATCTTCCAGACGTTGGGAGCTTGGAGCAGACGAGGGCCTTGGTTGCGTCGCTTGAGGCTGGACTAAGTTTCTCTAAATGCATAGGTGCTATAATGCCAACATTAGTCCAACTGATGGCTTCTTCTTCTGCTACTGATGTTGAGAACACAATTCTCTTGTTGATGAGGTGCAAACAGTTTCAAATTGATGGATCAGAGGAATGCCTTCGAAAAATGTTGCCACTG GTATTTTCCCAAGACAAATCCATCTATGAAGCTGTGGAGAATGCTTTCCAAACAATATATATCAGGAAGAACCCTGTTGAAACTGCCAAGAACCTCTTTAATCTTGCTATTGATTCCAATATCGGAGATCTAGCAGCTCTTGAGTGTATAGTTGGGGCCTTGGTCTCTAAGGGTGATATATCTTTGAACACT ATATCAGCTCTCTgggatttcttttgcttcaatGTTGATGGGACCACTGCAGAGCAAAGTCGAGGCGCTCTATCTGTCCTTTGCATGGTTGCAATGAAATCAGATGTTGTATTGAGCTCACATTTGGTGGACATAATTGATATTGGGTTTGGTCGTTGGGCTAAAGTTGATCCTTTGCTTGCTCGGACAGCATGTCTTGCTATCCAGAGATTGTCTGATGATGACAAGAAAAAGCTGTTGGTCTCTAATCATGCTCGGATATTTGGTATTCTAGAAAGTTTAATCACTGGTTATTGGCTTCCAAGTAACATTTGGTATGCTGCTGCTGACAAAGCAATAGCTGCTATATATTCAATCCATCCAACCCCGGAAACAATGGCagctaattttgttaaaaaatctgtTAGTTCAGTATTCAACGATTGTGGGAGTGATGTGCAGAGTGATACTGAGATTAGTAATACTGGCATACTCACCACAGTTCAAGTAGCAAAACTTGAAAGATGTTTATTTGTCATAAGCCATACAGCCATGAATCAACTAGTGTATATTGAATCTTGTGCCCGTAAAATCCAGAAGCAGAAGAGAATGAATGGGAGAAAGGACTCTGAGAATGAGACAATAGTCAATAATGGCACATCGACTGGTTCGCAGAAG GATAATGATATAAATGCGGAACTAGGATTTACTGCCTCTGAGGATGCTGCTCTTGATGCCTTGTTCGAGAAAGCAGAGAAAGAAATAATATCAGGTGGCtcaaatgaaaagaatttgattGGAGTGTGTGCAACATTTTTGTCAAAGCTTTGTAGAAATTTTGGGCTAATGCAGAAG TATCCAGAATTACAGGCATCAGCTATGCTGGCATTGTGTAGAATGATGATTATAGATGCAGATTTCTG TAATGCAAATCTCCAACTCCTCTTCACAGTTGTGGAGAGCTCGCAGTCTGAAATTGTTCGATCTAATTGTACTATTGCATTAGGAGATTTAGCAGTTCGGTTTCCAAATCTGTTAGAACCATGGACAGAGATGATGTATGCCCGCTTACGGGATCCTTCTGTATCTGTCAGGAAGAATGCTGTTCTGGTGCTTTCACATCTTATACTAAATGACATGATGAAG GTGAAAGGTTACATCAATGAAATGGCTGTGAGATTAGAAGATGATGATGAGAGGATTTCAAGCCTAGCAAAGCTATTTTTCAATGAACTGTCTAAGAAAG GAAGCAATCCAGTATATAATTTACTTCCAGATATACTTAGCAAATTGTCCAATCAGAATCTGACCAAGGATTCTTTTTGCAATATCATGCAATATTTGATAACTTCCATCAAGAAG GATCGACAAATGGAAGCCCTTGTTGAAAAGCTATGTAATAGGTTTAATGGTGTTGCAG ACGTCAGACAATGGGAACACATATCCTATTGTCTCTCTCAGCTAGCATTTACTGAAAAAGGGATGAAAAAACTCATAGAGTTATTTAAGACATATGAGCATGCCTTGTCAGAGGATTCTGTTATGGATCATTTCAGGAGCATCTTAAACAAG GGGAAGAAGTTTACAAAACCTGAACTCAAATCTTGCATTGAGGAGTTTGAGGATAAGCTGAATAAGTTTCACATGGAAAGAAAGGAGCAAGAAGTTACCACTAGAAATGCCAGAATTCATCAGCAGAAAATTAGCAGCAGGGAAGGTTTTGCTGTAGCTACAACATCAGAAGAACCAG ATGAAACAGATGGGGAAGTTATTGATCCAGGCACCAAAATGACTGCTTCGCCTTCAAATGATAAATCAAAAGGGAGACCTGTTAGGTCAGAAGATCATTCGGGTGCCTCGAGCGAGCTGATAGAATCAGATCAAGATGATGCCGAGGTCTCATCTGTGGTTAAAACTAAAG GATTTTCCCAGTCCAGAACTAAGAAAAGCAGCATAAAGGACAACAATGGGAATATGTCCAGAACtaagaaaaacatcatgaaagaTGGAAATGGTGATATCTCTGTGACCAAATCTAGGCGCAATACCCAATCAAGGAG GTAG